Within Tribolium castaneum strain GA2 chromosome 10, icTriCast1.1, whole genome shotgun sequence, the genomic segment ggtCGAGGCCCCTTCGCCGGTAGACCCTAAAAGCCAAATCGTAAATAAACTCGCGAGAAATGTGTTAACACTTTTTAGACTTAAACATTACGTTGTAAAGTTGACTTTTCTTGACTGCTTTCAAACATCTCCTCTTCCTCAAAATCGGAAGAGCTTGAATCTGTTGAATCATCTTCCTTGTCGTTATTCCCTTCCATGTCGGGATCCGGAACAAGATAATAGTGGAGCGAATTCACCCAAATATCGTCTTTAATTATTTCGGCAATAATGTCGCTCGAAGCGTCTTCATTATTTGCAAACCAACCAAAAAAAGTCTGCTGGCTTGAGTGCGACCTTTTCCGAGCGCTTTTCGAAGTACCTTCTTTTGAGGATGAGGTGGAAGGATGGGGTTTTTTCCATTCGATTTTTGTACTAATTGATGACAATTGTCCTGCtataacaattaataattttttgacataaaaaaataagaaccttgtttgtagaaaaattcctTGACTAAaacgtcatttttaaaatacgggTTTTCGTTAAAGTAAAGCTTGATGCTGTAGCCTGATTTAATATTGTCCGCAGTCTCGACTTCCAATTTCTGGAGGTGTCGTAAACAATCTTCCTCGTCTTCGTACAAAATGTGGCAAATGCCGGGATGACTAGTAAACTGTCTTTAATTAAGaattaacacaattaaaacaaaaaaaattaaatttttattggtaaaAAGGATACGACAGTTGACCAAAAATCAGGAATTGATTCAATAATTTCGGTTCGtttattaaaatagtgttggcgcaattttttatacttttgttCTATTGTTAAAATTTCGTCGTTTTCTTTCTCATTCAGTTTATCTAATTCAATGTGGACCATTTCTAGTTGGAAAATTGCAGAATCAATGTCAGAATCGTGATTCTCGGAATCAATTAAATCACTACTAAGGGAGCTTTCAgacgatttcatttttttaacatttagtctttctgacattttttaagtaataaaaacagtaataaataacagcttaggttattttatttacacgcGCACCTTGCACCCTCCACAAACTCACCCCTATTTCCTAAAGTGCGCGCGCACCCTAAACTACCTTAgggtcggtttatagaaactttgttaacatttaattcgttgtaaaatgttaataacaCGAATGGATCAATCCAGTTTGTTCAATTTGATCATATggtcagttaatcacgcatttaattgcagattaacttaatgacgCCGTTATAAACCGACttctgtt encodes:
- the LOC662594 gene encoding protein SET isoform X1; the protein is MSERLNVKKMKSSESSLSSDLIDSENHDSDIDSAIFQLEMVHIELDKLNEKENDEILTIEQKYKKLRQHYFNKRTEIIESIPDFWSTVFTSHPGICHILYEDEEDCLRHLQKLEVETADNIKSGYSIKLYFNENPYFKNDVLVKEFFYKQGQLSSISTKIEWKKPHPSTSSSKEGTSKSARKRSHSSQQTFFGWFANNEDASSDIIAEIIKDDIWVNSLHYYLVPDPDMEGNNDKEDDSTDSSSSDFEEEEMFESSQEKSTLQRNGLPAKGPRPVNKNIFNN
- the LOC662594 gene encoding protein SETSIP isoform X2, with amino-acid sequence MSERLNVKKMKSSESSLSSDLIDSENHDSDIDSAIFQLEMVHIELDKLNEKENDEILTIEQKYKKLRQHYFNKRTEIIESIPDFWSTVFTSHPGICHILYEDEEDCLRHLQKLEVETADNIKSGYSIKLYFNENPYFKNDVLVKEFFYKQGQLSSISTKIEWKKPHPSTSSSKEGTSKSARKRSHSSQQTFFGWFANNEDASSDIIAEIIKDDIWVNSLHYYLVPDPDMEGNNDKEDDSTDSSSSDFEEEEMFESSQEKSTLQRSTGEGASTSK